The Oncorhynchus tshawytscha isolate Ot180627B linkage group LG16, Otsh_v2.0, whole genome shotgun sequence nucleotide sequence AGCCAAACAGACATTACATAatggttatgtcccaaatggcacccttcctatctccctatgtagtgcactacttttgaccagtggccGTAGGGTtctgtagttcactacttttgaccagtggccGTAGGGTtctgtagttcactacttttgaccagtggccGTAGGGttctctagtgcactacttttgaccagtggccGTAGGGttctctagtgcactacttttgaccagtggccGTAGGGttctctagtgcactacttttgaccagtggccGTAGGGTtctgtagttcactacttttgaccagtggccGTAGGGTcctgtagttcactacttttgaccagtggccGTAGGGTtctgtagttcactacttttgaccagtggccGTAGGGttctctagtgcactacttttgaccagtggccATAGGGttctctagtgcactacttttgaccagtggccATAGGGttctctagtgcactacttttgaccagtggccGTAGGGttctctagtgcactacttttgaccagtggccATAGGGttctctagtgcactacttttgaccagtggccATAGGGttctctagtgcactacttttgaccagtggccATAGGGTtctgtagttcactacttttgaccagtggccATAGGGttctctagtgcactacttttgaccagtggccATAGGGTtctgtagttcactacttttgaccagtggccGTAGGGTtctgtagttcactacttttgaccagtggccATAGGGttctctagtgcactacttttgaccagtagccGTAGGGTtctgtagttcactacttttgaccagtggccGTAGGGTTCTAgacataagtagtgcactatgtagggaatacagtgtcatttgggatgcagccaatGTTTTCAAACCAGACCTGTTGATGTGTGAGGAGAATTTCCTGAGTTCTCTTGACAATGGACCTCAGCTCTTCCACGAATGTCTCTTTCTCTGATTCACGGACAAAATCCTCCTCCACCTACACAAGCCATtacagatacacaaatagatacACAAAATAACACACTTTTTAAAACTAAACTTAATGGACCAAACAAAGGCTGCATGGGGAACTTGGCATTAGACCAAATGAGAGCGCTTGCTGCAAAAATCCTCATCCCATCCAATATAATATAATTAAACAttaatatatatatcatatataataTATCCAAACAGGTAGATGTTTGTGGTGCTATAATCCCATACAATGTCCATGTATAACTGTGTGTTGGTCTAGTCACCATGTAATCTGCAATGTCTTCAGGTGCATCTCCCTCAGTGTCGAACTTGAAGGTGACCATCTTGTTGCTGTGGGTTTCCAGCTGACACTCCACCATGTTGTCCCCAGAGCCGGACACCTACGGAGCACAGGAAGAGAAACCATGTTGTTCTGTGTCTTGGACACAAAAATGTCTTGGACATGACCATTTCTTTAGAAATCTTTACTATTAGGGATACTATACCTGAATCATGGTTAGTTGAAATGCATGTGATCCTTTTTCTGGCCCCCGATAGGACAATCTCCTCTGAGACTTCACCCTCTCTAGTCTCCCATTGGCCAACATCTGTAAATCCCCATCCCCATTGTCTGGAACAGAGCTGCGGTCAAATGAATAGTAATCCTATTGTTAATACTTCATGTACAGTATTGGGCATAACCTTTTCTAACATGGAAGAGGGCTTGGCATTCAAAATGAAAAACAAACGAGCAGTATAAAATTGACAACCGGTCTGTAGCCCTTCCCCTTGGCCTTAACCCTTGGATGATTGcagatctgaagggtctggataggtatataCAGTGTAGTGGTGAAGCATCCGCCATATCACTTCTACCGTATAGATGTGCTAACATTGACGTGACAGGGCCAGGGGGCTAGAGCTAGGCAGCGAATTGGGACCGACTTTGAGAGTAATGATGTGACACATACCCTGAAGTGGAGTGTCCCTCTGTGCCAGACTGTTTCGGACTCTCCTGTAGAGCCacatagatagagacagacacacagacagaccaacgcacacacaaatacatacagacattcagaaaacaacaaaaacacacaaagaaAAAATACATACCAAACCATTATTTGACTAATAAAAACTGAAACTGAACTGAATTGGGAATCAATTAAAAATGACTGTATTTTAATGTAAGTTAAAGGAAAACACTTgatcatgttgttgtagtactgCTAAGTTTAAATCTGAACGAGTACCATACAAATGTACTTAGCGTAACTGAGTAAAAGGAGCTTTTcttcaaaaaaataaacaatgtgTTTTATTCTGCATCTTAAAAAGGGTGCGGCCCTTAGATTTCTCTCTACTGTATTCACATTTCTAGAACCGGCTGGTTATTGGCTgcagatagtggtagtagtggaaCAGTCTGCTGTAGTGGTAGAGTGGCATGCACTTCTGTACCTGAGCAATGCTCAGCAGAGCAGGGTCACAGTCTGGGAGCGAGGTTGAGGTTGGGGGCAGCAGCGAAGGGGCGTTAGAATCAAGGGTCTGAGCAGCAGCGGCGGCAACAGACGGGGGAGAAGTGGGTCCCGGGGGCCCATCAGCCAGGCCAGGCAGGGTTAGCTGACTCTCTGGTGGGGTGGGCTGGGTCTCTGGGCCAGGGGTAGCAGGACGGAGGGGTGGCAGGGAGGCAGGGTGGGGGTGAGATGCTGTATGAGTGGGGAAGGGGGGCATGTGTGTAAGAGGGAGGGAAGTAGCCTGGGGGGGATTTGGAGGGTGCTGTTGCTCTGTGGTGGCAGCCACCAATGCGGCCTCAGCGAGCTGGGTCTCGGTGTGGACCTTCGTCTGGGCCAGTGTCTGGGTGTGAGTGTTTGCGAGAGCTTGCATGGccgtctgggtgtgtgtgtgggcgggtaGCGGCTTCGTCAGTTGAGCCTGGTGCTGGGGGGATGGTGGAGGACCTCCTGCTCCTACCTGACTGTAGAGGGGTAGGGCTCTAGTCTGAGTCCCGAGCTGGGGCACGTTACTGGGGGCTGCTATCTGTGCTGGGTTAACAGTGGGCTGCTGGGGCAACAGATGTGTGGGGATCTGAGGAAGTGGAGAAGTCAGTTGACTTCGGGTGAGAGTGGGAATTGAGACTTGCTGCTGCTGAGGGGGAAGGGACTGCAGAGCCAGCTGGATGGGGGCTGGAGCTTGTCCagtctgttgttgtatgtgttgggGCGAAGCAGAGACCAAGGTGGTAGGGTCTATGACCTTGGCTGCAGGGGCTGCAAGGACAGTTCCAACACCAACAGATCCAGGGGACAACATCATCTGCTGGTTCTGCAGCATGGactgttgttgatccatcagtATCTGCTGTTGCAGTTGTACTTGTTGAGTGATCTCCTGTTGTTGATCCTTCAGtatctgctgttgttgttgtacttGTTGAGTGATCTCCTGTTGTTGATCCTTCAGtatctgctgttgttgttgtacttGTTGAGTGATCTCCTGTTGTTGATCCTTCAGtatctgctgttgttgttgttgttgtaaaacTTGTTGAGTGATGCCCTGATGTTGCTGTTGGACTGGCTGCATGGTTTGCTGTTGTGTGGGCTGAAGTGCAGTGACATACTGCGGTGCCAATAGGCCGGCCGGAGCCTGGTGCTGGAGTTGAGGCTGCACCACCTCTGGAAGTTGAACACTGGGCTGCACTAAAGACTGGTGCTGGGGTTGAGGCTGGACCTGGCTTTGCATGGGGGGTATTGAGACTGGAGGTTGGGGTTGGACCAGAGCTGTGCTCTGGTGCTTAGGAGGCATCATCTGAGTCTCAAGAACTTCTGGAATCTGAGTCTGAGTCAGGGCCTGGGTTGGGTGCAAAGGCTGGGGAGTCTGCTGGATGACTGACTGCCCTGGCGCCTGGGTCTGTATTAGAGCTGGCATCTGATGGGGAGCCTGTACCAGAGGAACCTGAGGCTGGATAGGGATCGGaggacttggtgcctggattggGGCCACCATGTGAGATGGAATCTGGACCTCGATCATCTGGGGCTGGGCTTGGTGTGGAGGCTGGGTCTGGGCTTGGAGTACTGGGACTGAGACATTGCCCTGGCTCTGAGGGTGAGCTTCATTCCGAGCTTGAATCTGGGCCAGGACTTGGGCATGGGCTTGCACTACAGCCGGTAGAGCTTGGCTGGAAATCTGTAGCTGAATGGCTACAGGTATCACTTCCTGACCCTGGGCGGCTATCTGAGCTTGGACCTGAATGTCCTGTATAACCTCTGCTGCTGGTATGGCTGGGGCCATAAGGGGGATCTGAGGCTGAAGTTCAATGATAGAGCTCTGATGGTGCTGTTGATGTTGCTGTGCAACGTACGCCTGTTGTTGTTGCTCCAGTAAGAtaggttgtttttgttgttgttgttgtagttgttgttgttgttgtatcagCACCACTTGCTGTTGTTCTGTCAGTTGCTGCTGGGTTAGGCTAGTGTGACTAGTGTGACTAGTGTGACTAGGTGGAAACAAAGCAGGgttttgctgttgttgttgcaaCATACATACATCAATCTGTTGCTGTTGAATCAATGCTTGCAGCTGCTCACATTGTTGCAGAATTAAAGCGGTCTCTTGTTTCTCGCTTTGTTGTACTTGAATTATGGTGGTTTGCTGGTGCTGCTGCGGTTGCCCAGTCTCTTGCTGTTGTTGaatctgttgctgctgctgttgtagcAAACCCTGTTGGTTAATTCTCTCCGCTTGTTGTTGCAGTAGCAATGCCTGCTGTTGCCGTTGTTGTTCAATCTGTTGTTGTAACAGagcttgctgctgttgttgctctAATTGCTGCTTCTGTAAAATCACTTGTTGCTGTTGAAGCTGTTGCTGTTGTAGCATGGCTTGCTGTTGTTCCAACTGTTGCTGAAGCACAGCCTGCTGGTGCTGTGGGTCGACTGGATGACTGATGACCGTCTGTTGTTGTAGTTGGGTCGGTTGTTTCAGCACagcttgctgttgttgttgcagcTGTTGTAAATCAATTTGTGGTTGTTGTATCTGGCTCACTTGGTGAGCctccagttgttgttgttgttgttgctgttgttgctgtaggAGTGCTTGCTGTTGCTCTAGCTGGTGCTGTTGTAGTTGTGCCTGTTGTTGCTGTTGCTTTAAGgcttgctgttgctgctgctcttgttgctgctgttgtaacagagcttgctgctgctgttgctcaaATATCTGCTGTTGTAACAACgcttgctgctgctccagttggTGCTGTTGTAGTTGCGCCTGTTGTTGCTGTTGTAGCAAAgcctgttgctgctgttgctcaAGCTGCTGTTGTATGTACACTTGCTGTTGTTGTTCTAGTAACATTGCTTGCTGTTGTTGCTGATGTTCTATCTGGTGTTGTTGGTGTAGTAACAATatttgctgctgttgctgctgctgcagttgttgctgctgttgtacGTCAATTTGCGGTGGTTGCGCATAGGCTTGGGTTTGATCCAATTGCTGTTGCTGCAATGACAATCCCTGTTGTTGATGCTGCTGTTGTTCCattgattgttgttgttgttgtagtaaggCCTGATGCTGCTGTTGTTCCattgattgttgttgttgttgtagtaaggCCTGATGCTGCTGTTGTTCCattgattgttgttgttgttgtagtaaggCCTGATGCTGCTGTTGTTCCATtgattgttgttgttggtgttgtaaGGCCTGATGCTGCTGTTGTTCCAttgattgttgttgttgtagtaaggCCTGATGCTGCCGGTGTTCCATTGATTGTTGTTGGTGTTGTAAGGCCTGATGCTGCTGTTGTTCCAttgattgttgttgttgtagtaaggCCTGATGCTGCCGGTGTTCCAttgattgttgttgttgtagtaaggcctgatgctgctgctgttgttccattgattgttgttggtgttgtaaggcctgctgctgctgttgttccaTTGATTGTTGTTGGTGTTGTAAGGCCTGATGCTGCTGTTGTTCCattgattgttgttgttgttgtagtaaggcctgctgctgctgttgttccattgattgttgttgttgtagtaaggCCTGATGCTGCTGTTGTTCCattgattgttgttgttgttgtagtaaggCCTGATGCTGCTGAACCAAAGCTTGCTGCACATACACTTGCTGCTGTGGCTCAGTAGTTTGTTGCTGTTGGATTGCTATagtctgctgttgctgctgctgttgttccaTCTGTTGCTGTACCGCCTGGTTCTGGGGAATTACACTggcctgttgttgatgttgttgttgatgatgctgAAGCAGGGCGGCTTGTTGAGCCTccatttgctgctgctgctgttgctcaaTCAgtatctgttgttgttgttgttgttgaacaaTGGTCTGCTGCTGTGGGATCATGTCAGGCAGTGCTTGCTGGGTTAAAGGCTGGGGTGTCATCTGGATGACATTGGGAGTGACGTTGGCCTGGGCCTGTTGTGGGAGAGGGACCATGGCCCCCACTCGTCCTGTTGGGTCCCCCGCTAACATGGGAGCTGGGAGGATGTTGAGCTGGGCTTGGGGGGAGACTGGGGGTGCGTAGGACAGGGAAGGGGCCATTTGTGAAATCTGTGACCCATCTGAGTGGTATGACTGAGATTGTTGGTGGATTGTAGTCGCAGGGTGACAGAGGGATGGTCAGGTGGGCAGAGGGAGTTatggtaagagaggagagggaggattgaggtggagagagaaggtaaGTGTAAATATTAATCATATGATTTAATCAAAGAATTATAAACAGTTTCAAAGAACATGAAAGCATAATTATGATATTTGGAATTGTCAGTATTGTTAAAGAACTGATAAAATATTAAGGTGAAGATGAAGAGTTATTTGGGAAGGTTcaaactgtagtgtttttgagaGACCAGGGTCGATAGAGATGCAGATCCACTCACCTGTGAATACTGCTGTGGTATATCTGGTGAAACCTGTGTTGGCATGGCAACAGGCTGAACGTAAGTCTCCTGACCATCAGGAGCCCCACCACCACTTTGGCCAATGGACATGCCGGCAATCCCACTACTCTGACCAATAAGCACACTCGGAACTCCTCTGCTCTGACTAATTGGGAACATTTTGGTGTGGGCCATAATTgcctaaaaataaataatagacAATATAAGTTAATGTGATTGCAGGGTTGCTGAGTGAAAATAAGATTTCAATCTCTTTGTAAACTGGATTCTCCAAAACAGGAACAACCATAACATTGTGTatgttccaaatagcaccctagactctacatggtgcactacatggccctggtcaaaactagtgcagtacatagggaatagggtggtatttGATATGTAGCCATAGACTTGCCGAAGCAGCAGCAGGGAGGTTGGATTGAGAAAGCACGTAGGACTCCCGTTGCTGAGGGTACGCCTGGCTCTGGCCATTGGCATAGGACTCACAGCTGGCTGAAACAATGCTCTCCCCTCCTGAAGTAAATACAATGGGAGGTGTGAAacaatatattttgggggggataTTGAAAATATTTCATACAAATTTTTTATACTGGTATCATTCTGTCCACAATCCAAAAATATGTGTATCTGTTACATGTTCAATATACTTTGTTTGATGTTGTTACGGTggtaggtactgtatgtacactaatgccgcgttcaagacaactgggaactctgaaaaatacgaggtcaaatcatgacgtcagtgattttcaggtaggaaagtcagagctctagaaagaggcccgagttccaatgttggaattccgagttggatgaccattcaaatcgatatttcccagtcggagctcgtttttttcccgagttctcagttgttttgagcgcactgaagtcggaagtctgcgatttccgagtttccagttgttttgaacgtggcatttgtatacaaaacattatgaacacctgctcttcattgacatagactgaccaggtaattacaggtgaaagctttgatccattattgatgtcacttgttaaatccacttcaatgtagaggagaggag carries:
- the LOC112215237 gene encoding serine/threonine-protein kinase WNK1, which gives rise to MATDPGEPTGTEDSSEKTDGAREEETEQEDGRRERTQSTPSDFPSSQAQERRAAEGRDTGEGPRGGGSRGGRGEMEDRDVKEEEIPPFRPMSLSTPSSPAATVVASGSGGHGPRLRREKRFFRKSVEICEEEDEVAADPPEVSHSASHLDSVFTLTGAQAATATAASASAALGHDTAHHDPSSPSTTQDPGAKDAPSSAPAQTGKERDREQEEEAEMKAVATSPGGRFLKFDIELGRGAFKTVYKGLDTETWVEVAWCELQDRKLTKAEQQRFKEEAEMLKGLQHPNIVRFYDSWESVLRGKKCIVLVTELMTSGTLKTYLKRFKVMKPKVLRSWCRQILKGLQFLHTRTPPIIHRDLKCDNIFITGPTGSVKIGDLGLATLMRTSFAKSVIGTPEFMAPEMYEEHYDESVDVYAFGMCMLEMATSEYPYSECQNAAQIYRKVTSGIKPASFDKVNEPEIKEIIECCIRQDKNQRLSIRDLLTHAFFGEDTGVRVELAEEDMGYQECLALRIWVEDPKKLKGKHKDNEAIEFSYDLENDSAEEVALEMVKSGFFHESDAKVVGKSIRDRVTLIKKSRERRQQQLLQQQQGFDERRDSTRTSSYTNTYPSCTSSLGPGVAGLTGRGGGGGGQGEAEEIPKADQHMRQQQQIHSGNPLSLPTGGESIVSASCESYANGQSQAYPQQRESYVLSQSNLPAAASASLWLHIKYHPIPYAIMAHTKMFPISQSRGVPSVLIGQSSGIAGMSIGQSGGGAPDGQETYVQPVAMPTQVSPDIPQQYSQSYHSDGSQISQMAPSLSYAPPVSPQAQLNILPAPMLAGDPTGRVGAMVPLPQQAQANVTPNVIQMTPQPLTQQALPDMIPQQQTIVQQQQQQQILIEQQQQQQMEAQQAALLQHHQQQHQQQASVIPQNQAVQQQMEQQQQQQQTIAIQQQQTTEPQQQVYVQQALVQQHQALLQQQQQSMEQQQHQALLQQQQSMEQQQQQALLQQQQQSMEQQQHQALQHQQQSMEQQQQQALQHQQQSMEQQQQHQALLQQQQSMEHRQHQALLQQQQSMEQQQHQALQHQQQSMEHRQHQALLQQQQSMEQQQHQALQHQQQQSMEQQQHQALLQQQQQSMEQQQHQALLQQQQQSMEQQQHQALLQQQQQSMEQQQHQQQGLSLQQQQLDQTQAYAQPPQIDVQQQQQLQQQQQQQILLLHQQHQIEHQQQQQAMLLEQQQQVYIQQQLEQQQQQALLQQQQQAQLQQHQLEQQQALLQQQIFEQQQQQALLQQQQQEQQQQQALKQQQQQAQLQQHQLEQQQALLQQQQQQQQQQLEAHQVSQIQQPQIDLQQLQQQQQAVLKQPTQLQQQTVISHPVDPQHQQAVLQQQLEQQQAMLQQQQLQQQQVILQKQQLEQQQQQALLQQQIEQQRQQQALLLQQQAERINQQGLLQQQQQQIQQQQETGQPQQHQQTTIIQVQQSEKQETALILQQCEQLQALIQQQQIDVCMLQQQQQNPALFPPSHTSHTSHTSLTQQQLTEQQQVVLIQQQQQLQQQQQKQPILLEQQQQAYVAQQHQQHHQSSIIELQPQIPLMAPAIPAAEVIQDIQVQAQIAAQGQEVIPVAIQLQISSQALPAVVQAHAQVLAQIQARNEAHPQSQGNVSVPVLQAQTQPPHQAQPQMIEVQIPSHMVAPIQAPSPPIPIQPQVPLVQAPHQMPALIQTQAPGQSVIQQTPQPLHPTQALTQTQIPEVLETQMMPPKHQSTALVQPQPPVSIPPMQSQVQPQPQHQSLVQPSVQLPEVVQPQLQHQAPAGLLAPQYVTALQPTQQQTMQPVQQQHQGITQQVLQQQQQQQILKDQQQEITQQVQQQQQILKDQQQEITQQVQQQQQILKDQQQEITQQVQLQQQILMDQQQSMLQNQQMMLSPGSVGVGTVLAAPAAKVIDPTTLVSASPQHIQQQTGQAPAPIQLALQSLPPQQQQVSIPTLTRSQLTSPLPQIPTHLLPQQPTVNPAQIAAPSNVPQLGTQTRALPLYSQVGAGGPPPSPQHQAQLTKPLPAHTHTQTAMQALANTHTQTLAQTKVHTETQLAEAALVAATTEQQHPPNPPQATSLPLTHMPPFPTHTASHPHPASLPPLRPATPGPETQPTPPESQLTLPGLADGPPGPTSPPSVAAAAAQTLDSNAPSLLPPTSTSLPDCDPALLSIAQESPKQSGTEGHSTSGSVPDNGDGDLQMLANGRLERVKSQRRLSYRGPEKGSHAFQLTMIQVSGSGDNMVECQLETHSNKMVTFKFDTEGDAPEDIADYMVEEDFVRESEKETFVEELRSIVKRTQEILLTHQQTGSMEQLHVSTPTGTAMDGAPQSSPVGRWRFFINQTIRHRDSTSSQGGASTPPPLSTGEFRVPQPTDTDPEWDGGSQRSDSSFAEMVSSPPICPTSTLCALASASSPPASTCVSTISTPASMSAPPATAAPTPDTTASAASDRSVSDLASTSGAVASVLHPVPAASAGLDLQASIHQISSTTTATSSIPTHVPNTATNLPVPAMVAASATIAPSTTDCLTEALTCSMVSQGQGSSLGDVVTVAAPGQCVSGGGHSSTGSIHPPVAVATAVASPSASHAVLEQQQNTLPQIQCMATQPQALPQIQCMATQPQALPQIQCMATQPQALPQIQCMATQPQALPQIQCMATQPQALPQIQCMATQPQALPQIQCMATQPQALPQAQVQLQQQLQTMQQVQQQQQQQQQQQQTLQAVQLQQVQQQQQVYQEQIQLQHQQQQQALQKSIEQLQMLQQKQLQPQQQQQQQQQQQQQQQQQQSQLHLQPQLSQTKPLQKQCMSLQPQTEMLPLALQQQMHQLPVQMQNTQCNTQLHIQQPQLHQLPPQQQLHQLPPQQQLHQLPPKQQQPQLHQLPPQQQQPQLHQLPPQQQPQLPQLPQQQQPQLHQLPQQQQPQLHQLPPQQQQPQLHKLPQQEPQLPQLPQQQQPQLHQLPQQQQPQLHQLPQQQQAQIHQLPQQPQLHQLPPQQQQPQLHQLPPQQQQPQLHQ